ATACCTAAATCCTGATGTGGGGTTACAATTTCATATTGCTGCGAAGTACCTGTATAATTTTCTTCAGTAAAAACTTCTAAGGGCGTATAATTGCTTTCGTGAGGAAGAATAACCGTTCCTGTACCAAAATTTGATATTACAACATTTACGTCATTTTGAGCCTGAACTCCATTAACTGTAATTAAGTTAAGAAAAGAACTCATGACCACACTAGGCTTTACATGTTCAAAATACAAACGTGCATTAGAAGACATGATATCTACTGTGGAATTAACTAAAGGATTGAAAGCATTATTTAAATAGAATGATGCTGCACCATTCAACTCTAATTTTGATTTTGCATAAACATTGGCATATATATCACTACTTATATCTAAAACTTCTAACGACGGTGCATTTACTTCTGCTGGCGCATAAGCAAGATCTTCATACGTTACCGAATTAACCACCATGTCTACAATTCCATTAATATAATTTTTTCCAATAACAATTTTAGAAGGCACAAATTCTTTCACCCCCAATTTCCCAATACCAAACAGTGCAGCATCACCTGTTAAGGTTATGTAATATGTGCCATCGGTAATTGGACTAAACAACAATTCACCCTCCCTTAAACTATTGACATTTCCAGTTGTAAATGATTTTGTTTCGATAGGATTTGTTCCATCTTGTGAAGCTGAAATAGCAACATTTATTTCTGCTCCAGATGTGGCTCCACTTAGCAACTCATATATCCAAGAAAATTTATAACCTTTATCAGCTATAAGATCAACAGGAAAAGAATAGGTAGACGTTTCATATGCTACAGAATCCCAGCCTACATATAATAATCGCCCAACAAAATTAGAATTATCTGACTCATAGGTGTGTCCAGACGTAACATCTGTATAACGAATACCTAAACCAGAGTTTGATACACCCCATGGCAAACTGCCATATGTATTACTCCAACCATAGGTGTTTGGAGAGCCTGAATGATTATCAACTAGACCATCCCAATTATTAATTTGGTTTGTAGATTTAAGATTTAATTCTCCAATGCCGAAAAGAGCCCAATCTCCTGTTATCGTTAAATAGTGAATACCTTCCGTTTGAGATACGAAAGAAAGAGCACCTTCTTTTAGTTTATAGGAGGTTCCGCTAATAAATGTCTTAGACTCTATAGGGTTTGAACCATCTACATTTGATGAAATTGCAACATTCATTTTAGCACCTGAAGCAGCATTAGCTATATATTCATATATCCAAGAAAACTCGTATTGATATCCTTTTTCTAAATTAACAGGAAAACTATATGTAGATGTAGAATAGCTATTACCGTCCCAACGCATATACATTAAGCGTCCTTGGTATACTGCTCCTCCATTTTCAAAAGTATGACCAGAAGTAACATCCATATACCTCACACCACTTCCCGCATTGGCCGTATTGAATGTAACAGATGGATTAACCCATCCATAATCTGTAGGTCTACCCGAATTATTGCTAGCAACTCCTGCCCAAGTTGCTAAAAAATTATCCGTACCGTAATTTAATACTGGCGTAGTTTCAGTCCCTCCTTCTAAAGCTATAAGAGGTTTTGATGAGATATAATGACCATCTTGATAAATATGAGCCACTCCGTCTTTAACAGCATAGCGGTATGTTTGCTCTTGCGCATTATTAACAGTACTACTTAAATTTTCAATTGCAGATAAAAGACTGGTACTATTAAAACTGGTTTTATCTAACGATGTTCTTAAACCTGTACCAAAATCATTAGTAAACTCCACATCTAAACCTCTTCCTGCTGCCTCATTAATTTGAGCATTAACTTCTAAGGTAAATTCATTTTTGTTTGATAAGGGTAAAACTATAACATCCACATTGGAACTATTTGTAAAGGTTTTAATTCCGCTTAAAGAGGTGTTTAAATTTGCTTTAATGGGCAAACCTGGATCCTGAGCATGTGTTTGAAACACAAAAACTGTAAAGATTAGTAATAATAAAAAGCTGTTTTTTTTCATTTTAATAATTAGTTTAGTTTGTTTTATTGGTTTTAGTTGGTGTACTTCTTTAGATACTTGGCATTTACAATATATTTATGGGCTTTTTTCTAAATAAACATTACTAAAATTCGATAAAATCGACTAAAGCAAAGGGGTATAATTCGGTAAAAAAAAGGGTACAAAACAACCATTTACCAAAACAATAGCTGTAATGGATTCTATAATGGCTAAAATTGAAGTAATAAAGACTGATTGAACAAATTCAATCAATAAAACACACTGCTATAATTTTAATCTTTAAGCAGAAAAAAACATGCAGGCATTTGAAGGTATGTTAATCATTATTTTTATACAAGTATTTAATTTATAACAAAATAGGATCAAACAGGATATACACATTAATTTTCTTAATATGTATTAAAGAATACATTCTCTTAAATAACTAATTATTAGAATTTAATATTTTTATTGTTAATGGTGTGTTTATTTTTTTTGAAAACAGAGCTAAATAATTATTCCATGCTTCTTTAGACTTGAATTGTCCACTTTTTTCCCAACCAAAACCAGCATAGTATGTAACTTTATTATTGGTTACTTTTAGATGTGCATATAAATTACTTTCATCTACTTTATTTGTATTATAGTTTTGATAACCCACCATATTACTTTTGGGAGCAACAATACCTTGGCCCAATTCCGAATCTCCAAAGGGTTCCCAATAACTTATCCAACCATTTTCAATAGAAGTATTAATCTCACCATCTTTTTTATGCAAAGTTAATCCCGCTGAAATAGTATCAGCCCCTTTTATTTCGATAGTGAATTTTGAAAGGTTACTTCCATAATCCAATGAAATATATTTCTTCTCTGAAATTAAAGTTCCATTGGCATCCCAATTCTCATATTCTAAAACAAAACTAGTTCTTATTGAGCCGTTTGTTATCGTTTTCCAGCTAGTAAAGTTTCTTGAAAAATAATAAGTTGAATCTTTCTTAACAGCCACCCCACCTACACCACGACTTACTCCTACATGGAAATTATCTAATCCTTCGCCAGTATCTTCATGGTACGAGCCTTTCCCAGAGGTTGTTTTTTCATACCACTTGTTTATTATTGGGTATTCTACGCGTTTTAACCAAGCGTCTATACCACTAGATAATGTGCCTCCACGAATGTTTTCTTCAACCATTTTTTGTGCTGTGGGCCCATATGTTCTAAAAGCGACTCGGTTGTTTTCCCATGCATAATCGTCTGTTCGTTCAGGAACAAAACGTGAATAACAACGTAAATGCTCAGTATCTTTAGTTTGTTTTTTTTTAATTATTATTTCAAAAACACGTTCTGAGTTTGGTTTCATCTCGGGTTGAAATAAAATTTGATCTACTTCTCCATCTTCATCAACATCAATTACCTGTGAAACAATTTCCTGTTTAGTAACTATATCTACTATAGCATAACGATTATTTACTTTTAATTCTTTAAGTTCAAATAGGTTCAAATCTATTTCTACAGTTTCAAATGAACGATTTATGTTTAAACTGTTTTTTACAACGAAGGTATTTTTTGCTGATTCAGGTTCAGGAATACTTAGATATAAAAAAGCACCTATTAGTATACTTAGCAATTTTGAGTGAAACATCATTTTTAAATTTCTTTTATAAGATTTAGCAATTGTTACTGAAACACCAGAATAAAATTAAATAACATGGGTATTATACAAAACAACACCTGTATTACTTTTTTTTGTTAAATTATAATTTAAAATATGCATAATGGTGTTTGATGGAATATAATGACTAAAATACTATTAACTTTTTTGATTCGCTATTAATTTTAAGAATATAGATACCTGTTGATAATGTTTCCGACAAACTTAATCTGGTAATACTAGTATTCTTATCAAACTGTTTGGATGGTACTTGCAACAGTCTTCCATTCATATCATATATATAAATACTATCGCTTTCCAAAGTATTAGTAACAAACAATTGGTTAGAAGTGGTGTTTAAAGGATTTGGATACACCTTTATTTTTGATAGCGAAGCAGTTAGGTTTTCATATTCTAAACCATTGAAATAAGTCGTTCCATATTTAAATGCCTTTTTCCCTATTTTCTCTCCAATGATTCTACCCGGAATATCGTCGATTGGAGGGTGTATGCCTCCCCAAATTCTTGATAAACTGCATTGATCGGAAGCATCTCGATACGTTGCCCATTGCAACTTAACATCCACAGAAGGCCCTGCCTCAAATACTAAAAACGCGTTCTTTTTTGCTAAAAACTCACCCATACCTCCTGGAAAATAAGCATCACCTGTTAATAAGGTCATCACTTCTGCCGCAGCTCTAGAATATGTGGAATGGCCAGAAACATAACCCGCAAATGGTGGCGTTACAAAACTTGGACGCTGATAAGGCCACCATGTTTCTGCTAAAATCCATCCAACACCTGCTTCATCCACTTCGGGATCATCAATAAAATCGTGTCCTTTCCAAGAGTACAATTTTATTTTACCTAGATTTTCATTTTCATTCCCTATTAATGGGTCGCCTTCCTCTATCATTTCTATAAAACCTTCTTTTAAGGGGATGCCTTCTGTATTATAATTGGATTTTGTAGGATCAGAACTCTGCCCTCTTTCGCACATATAACGAATGGCTGAAATAGGTCTTATGTAATCATACCACCCTTTTATGCCCCAAGCCGATATAGCCGAATCATGCATCGCGCCTCCAAGAATAAAATAAGCTTTAACATCCCATTCTAAATCATCTAAAACCAATCCTTGACCATTAAACTTCTTTTGAAGTAATTCATGATCGTTAACATAATTTAATATTGT
The genomic region above belongs to Mariniflexile litorale and contains:
- a CDS encoding DUF4861 family protein, with amino-acid sequence MMFHSKLLSILIGAFLYLSIPEPESAKNTFVVKNSLNINRSFETVEIDLNLFELKELKVNNRYAIVDIVTKQEIVSQVIDVDEDGEVDQILFQPEMKPNSERVFEIIIKKKQTKDTEHLRCYSRFVPERTDDYAWENNRVAFRTYGPTAQKMVEENIRGGTLSSGIDAWLKRVEYPIINKWYEKTTSGKGSYHEDTGEGLDNFHVGVSRGVGGVAVKKDSTYYFSRNFTSWKTITNGSIRTSFVLEYENWDANGTLISEKKYISLDYGSNLSKFTIEIKGADTISAGLTLHKKDGEINTSIENGWISYWEPFGDSELGQGIVAPKSNMVGYQNYNTNKVDESNLYAHLKVTNNKVTYYAGFGWEKSGQFKSKEAWNNYLALFSKKINTPLTIKILNSNN